The Brassica oleracea var. oleracea cultivar TO1000 chromosome C7, BOL, whole genome shotgun sequence sequence CGATCTCGTTATTAGAATCAACAACACCAGTTACCATCTCCACAGAGTATGTTTTGATTGTCTTATACTCTTGTAGCAACATAAACACATGTATCATGTATGTTATTCAGTGGTTTTGATGTTGTTTGCAGTCTTCTCTTGTTCCAAAATGTGGACTGTTGCGAAGGCTTTGTACTGATTCAGAGGAGTCTGATAGTGTTACCATAGAGCTGAATGACATACCTGGAGGAGCCGATGCGTTTGAGCTGTGTGCTAAGTTCTGCTACGGTATCACCATCAACCTCAGTGCTCATAACCTTGTGGATGCCCTCTGCGCCTCCAAGTTTCTCCGGATGTCTGATTCCGTTGAAAAGGGAAACCTGTTACCGAAGCTTGAATCTTTCTTCCACTCCTGCGTTCTCCAAGGCTGGAAAGACTCCATCGTCACTTTGCAGTCCACTGCCAAATTGCCTGAATGGTGTGAGAATCTTGGAATCATCAGAAAGTGTATAGATTCGATTGTTGAGAAGATCCTCACTCCCACTGCACAGGTATGTTCATATTTTTCACGTTTTGAGTCCAGATGATGTTCTTGCACATCTATTTGATCTTTCTTTTTGTTTTGTAGGTCTCTTGGTCTCATACATACACCAGACCAGGCTACCAAAAGAGAAAACATCACTCTGTTCCAAGAGACTGGTGGACGGAGGACATATCAGACCTGGACTTGGACTTGTTCCGCTGTATTATCACAGCAGCCAGGTCAAGCTTCACGCTGCCGCCTCAGCTCATTGGTGAAGCTTTGCACGTATACACCTGTCGTTGGCTACCATACTTCAAATCAAAAAGCCATTCAGGTTTCTCTGTCAAAGAAAACGAAGCAGCGCTGGAAAGGCACCGACGTGTTGTTAACACGGTTGTGAACATGATTCCTGCAGATAAAGGGTCGGTTTCAGAGGGCTTCTTGCTGAGACTTGTTAGCATAGCTAATTATGTGGGAGCTTCTCTGACGACAAAGACTGAGTTGATTAGAAAAGCTGGTCTGCAACTCGAGGAGGCAACTCTTGCAGACCTCTTGTTGCCTTCCCAGTCATCCTCTCATCATCATCGATATGATACTGACTTGGTTGCTGCGGTTCTTGACAGTTTTCTAATGCTCTGGAGAAGACAGACTTCTGCGCATGTTTCTAGTAACAGTCAGTTGCTACATTCAATCAGGAAGGTGGCAAAGCTTATTGACTCCTATCTTCAGGCAGTCTCACAAGATGTTCATATGCCAGTTCCTAATTTCGTGTCTCTTGCTGAGGCAGTGCCAGACATCGCACGGGAGAGCCATGACAGGCTTTACAAAGCAATCAACATGTATCTCAAGGTAGTCATGCCAGCATACTTTGAGCAATCATCAAGTTTGGTACTTGGAACTAATGGTTTTACATTGCAGGTGCATCCGGAGATAAGCAAAGAAGAGAAAAAGCGACTATGCAGAAGTCTAGACTGCCAGAAGTTGTCTGCAGAGGTACGCGCCCACG is a genomic window containing:
- the LOC106305911 gene encoding BTB/POZ domain-containing protein At5g47800, encoding MKFMKIGTKPDTFYTQDGSRILITDSPNDLVIRINNTSYHLHRSSLVPKCGLLRRLCTDSEESDSVTIELNDIPGGADAFELCAKFCYGITINLSAHNLVDALCASKFLRMSDSVEKGNLLPKLESFFHSCVLQGWKDSIVTLQSTAKLPEWCENLGIIRKCIDSIVEKILTPTAQVSWSHTYTRPGYQKRKHHSVPRDWWTEDISDLDLDLFRCIITAARSSFTLPPQLIGEALHVYTCRWLPYFKSKSHSGFSVKENEAALERHRRVVNTVVNMIPADKGSVSEGFLLRLVSIANYVGASLTTKTELIRKAGLQLEEATLADLLLPSQSSSHHHRYDTDLVAAVLDSFLMLWRRQTSAHVSSNSQLLHSIRKVAKLIDSYLQAVSQDVHMPVPNFVSLAEAVPDIARESHDRLYKAINMYLKVHPEISKEEKKRLCRSLDCQKLSAEVRAHAVKNERMPLRTVVQALFFDQESSSKGVLSQAASQVLASRGKEVPTDETSMMHKLHLGPSETASIGKAKSMREGGSQRGEDKIRSSTDPRKLVRQGTGSERKYHASRDR